From one Dermacentor variabilis isolate Ectoservices chromosome 3, ASM5094787v1, whole genome shotgun sequence genomic stretch:
- the LOC142575000 gene encoding uncharacterized protein LOC142575000, whose product MCAVLNLPPPPTKFASYNARLLCASTTAVSNSMAKAAEELKKEAFASDGELETALTVDGTWMKRGYSSLHGVVAAISADTGKVLDFEVESKFCHMCARNLDTDDNLNECKVTYDGPSGGMESAGAVKIFGRSVEKHQLMYTSYIGDGDSKAYISVRDSQPYEKAIEKHECVAHVQKRMGTRLRNIKKNEKGKKLADGLPLSGKGRLTEKDIDSIQVYYGKAIRGNTDSLDNMRRAVWAIYFHKLSTDTTPHHGLCPKGPSSWCGYNRSLVEGSLETYSHKSYLPEAVMDVIKPVFKALSDPGLLSKCLHGRTQNTNESLNQLIWCRCAKTTFVSADTLRTAANDAVAYYNDGNSARKAVLEALGIVPGVFCDVALDRMDKERVDRAELYDSAESKETRQVKRNSKKGFGGTRKNVSRKMYSPGAF is encoded by the coding sequence ATGTGTGCTGTGCTCAATCTACCGCCACCGCCAACAAAGTTTGCATCGTACAACGCGAGGCTTCTTTGTGCATCTACGACCGCTGTGAGTAATAGTATGGCAAAAGCTGCCGAAGAACTGAAGAAAGAGGCCTTCGCTTCTGATGGAGAGCTGGAAACTGCGCTCACAGTGGATGGGACGTGGATGAAGCGGGGTTATTCTTCACTACATGGCGTCGTAGCAGCGATATCGGCCGACACTGGAAAAGTGCTCGACTTTGAAGTAGAGTCCAAGTTTTGCCACATGTGTGCCCGCAATCTTGACACAGATGACAACTTGAATGAATGTAAAGTTACCTACGATGGGCCATCTGGTGGAATGGAATCTGCTGGAGCAGTAAAAATCTTTGGGCGCTCTGTTGAAAAGCACCAACTAATGTACACAAGTTACATTGGTGATGGAGACAGTAAGGCGTACATTTCGGTAAGAGACTCGCAGCCATACGAGAAGGCCATAGAAAAACATGAATGTGTAGCACATGTCCAGAAGCGAATGGGCACAAGGCTCAGGAACATCAAGAAGAATGAGAAGGGGAAAAAGCTTGCCGATGGTCTACCACTTTCCGGGAAAGGGCGCCTCACAGAAAAGGACATTGACTCCATTCAGGTTTACTATGGCAAAGCTATTCGGGGAAATACAGACAGTCTGGATAATATGAGACGAGCGGTGTGGGCAATATACTTTCATAAGTTATCCACAGATACCACGCCCCACCATGGACTCTGCCCAAAGGGACCCTCTTCATGGTGTGGGTATAACCGCAGCCTTGTTGAGGGAAGCCTTGAGACCTACTCCCACAAAAGCTACCTTCCTGAGGCCGTGATGGACGTCATCAAGCCAGTGTTCAAGGCGTTGTCAGATCCAGGTCTTCTGAGCAAATGTCTTCACGGACGAACACAGAACACCAATGAGTCGCTGAACCAACTCATCTGGTGTCGTTGCGCTAAGACAACATTTGTCAGTGCTGACACCTTGAGGACAGCAGCTAACGATGCTGTAGCCTACTACAATGATGGTAACTCTGCAAGAAAAGCTGTTCTAGAGGCTCTTGGAATTGTTCCAGGTGTGTTTTGTGATGTTGCCCTCGACAGAATGGACAAAGAGCGCGTTGACAGGGCAGAATTGTATGACTCTGCCGAGAGCAAGGAAACACGACAGGTAAAAAGGAACTCTAAGAAGGGTTTTGGAGGCACCCGCAAGAATGTCAGCCGTAAAATGTATTCTCCTGGGGCATTTTGA
- the LOC142574401 gene encoding uncharacterized protein LOC142574401 → MGGVDILNSLISIYRPYLRSKRYYFRVFLHILDLTTVNAWLLYKRNVTKKRDQYTERLLPLAEFKMDLAASLCKAGKTALKKRGRPSNESVEQASDEKKKRRTSAPTPTQDVRLDQVGHWVLWSKKRQRCKLPGCTEVCMRYCVKCGVHLCSTNKSNCFFVYHTTK, encoded by the exons ATGGGAGGCGTCGACATTTTGAACTCCCTCATCTCCATTTACCGTCCCTACCTGAGGTCGAAGAGATACTATTTTCGTGTTTTTTTGCACATCCTAGACTTGACAACTGTAAATGCTTGGTTGCTTTACAAGAGGAATGTCACGAAAAAACGTGATCAGTACACCGAACGGCTACTTCCGTTGGCTGAGTTCAAGATGGACCTGGCTGCATCACTCTGCAAGGCTGGGAAGACGGCGCTGAAGAAGCGAGGAAGGCCTAGCAATGAGTCAGTAGAACAAGCCTCtgatgagaagaaaaaaagaagaacatcaGCTCCAACTCCAACTCAGGATGTCAGGCTAGATCAG GTTGGTCACTGGGTTCTTTGGAGCAAGAAGCGGCAGCGCTGCAAGCTTCCTGGCTGCACAGAAGTCTGCATGAGGTACTGCGTTAAGTGTGGAGTGCATCTCTGTTCCACAAACAAGAGCAATTGCTTTTTTGTGTACCACACAACAAAATGA